A part of Bacillota bacterium genomic DNA contains:
- a CDS encoding glycosyltransferase family 4 protein → MRIGLLGPITWRTPPRRYGPWEQIVSHLAEGLVRRGHDVTLFATQDSETRAKLVSVCPCPLGEAPELDPKVYEFLHLGEAFTWAQKGAFDVLHNHFNAYPLVFSDLIPTPIVTTLHGSALLEPPTRAIYRRYSGLPYVSISNAERAGLPELNYVATVYNGVDLAQFTYSARPEGYLAFLGRMSAKKGAHLAVALARRTGLPLKIAALIPPDERAFFEREIRPYLDGRRIEYIGEVGPAQRDRFLGGALALLHLCTVPEPFGLALVEAQACGTPVIGVGLGAVPEVVKHAETGFVVQTLAEAEQAVYRIEQIDRAACRRWVEQRFTVDRMVEGYESVYERVLADKGRPFTARA, encoded by the coding sequence GTGAGAATCGGACTGCTCGGCCCGATCACGTGGCGGACGCCCCCGCGCCGCTACGGCCCCTGGGAGCAGATCGTCTCGCACCTGGCCGAGGGCCTGGTGCGGCGCGGCCATGACGTGACGCTATTTGCCACACAGGACAGCGAGACCCGGGCGAAGCTGGTCTCTGTCTGCCCGTGCCCGCTCGGCGAGGCACCGGAGCTGGACCCGAAGGTGTATGAGTTCCTGCACCTCGGAGAGGCGTTCACCTGGGCGCAGAAGGGCGCGTTCGACGTGCTGCACAATCATTTCAACGCATACCCGCTGGTCTTTTCCGACCTCATCCCCACGCCCATCGTCACCACGCTGCACGGTTCGGCGCTGCTGGAGCCGCCGACCCGCGCCATCTACCGCCGCTACTCGGGCCTCCCGTACGTCTCCATCAGCAACGCCGAACGTGCCGGGCTGCCGGAGTTGAACTACGTCGCCACCGTGTACAACGGCGTGGACCTGGCACAGTTCACCTACTCGGCCCGCCCCGAGGGCTACCTCGCCTTTCTCGGCCGGATGTCCGCCAAAAAGGGGGCTCACCTGGCAGTGGCGCTTGCGCGCCGTACCGGCCTGCCTCTAAAGATCGCGGCCCTCATCCCGCCGGACGAGCGCGCCTTCTTCGAGCGCGAAATCCGCCCGTACCTGGACGGGCGCCGGATCGAGTACATCGGCGAGGTGGGACCGGCCCAGCGCGACCGCTTCCTCGGAGGCGCCCTTGCGCTCCTGCACCTGTGCACCGTGCCGGAACCCTTCGGCCTGGCGCTGGTGGAGGCGCAGGCGTGCGGCACCCCGGTCATCGGCGTGGGGCTGGGCGCGGTGCCCGAGGTCGTGAAGCACGCGGAGACGGGATTCGTGGTTCAAACCCTGGCCGAAGCCGAGCAGGCGGTGTACCGCATCGAGCAGATCGACCGGGCTGCGTGCCGGCGCTGGGTCGAACAGCGCTTCACGGTCGACCGGATGGTGGAGGGCTACGAATCCGTCTACGAGAGGGTGCTGGCGGACAAAGGCCGGCCGTTCACAGCGCGAGCTTGA
- the mraZ gene encoding division/cell wall cluster transcriptional repressor MraZ gives MAFMGEYQHQLDEKGRLIIPARLREELGSPFVATRGLDRCLFAFSAAEWSKVEEKLRALPLTQGDARAFVRLMMAGAAPVEVDRAGRILLPPHLRQYANLQKDVYVLGVGNRVEIWDRVTWQEYASKAQSAFEAIAEKIVGLGL, from the coding sequence ATGGCCTTCATGGGGGAGTACCAGCACCAGCTGGATGAAAAGGGCCGATTGATCATCCCGGCGCGATTGCGTGAGGAGCTGGGCAGCCCCTTCGTGGCCACGCGAGGGCTCGACCGGTGTCTGTTTGCGTTTTCGGCCGCCGAGTGGAGCAAGGTGGAGGAGAAGCTGCGCGCCCTGCCCCTTACGCAGGGGGACGCGCGGGCGTTCGTGCGGTTGATGATGGCCGGCGCGGCACCCGTCGAGGTGGATCGGGCTGGCCGGATCTTGCTGCCGCCACACCTGCGCCAGTACGCCAACCTCCAGAAAGACGTGTACGTGCTCGGCGTGGGGAACCGGGTGGAAATATGGGATCGGGTCACCTGGCAGGAGTACGCGAGCAAAGCCCAGAGCGCCTTCGAGGCCATCGCCGAGAAGATCGTGGGGCTCGGCCTTTAA
- the rsmH gene encoding 16S rRNA (cytosine(1402)-N(4))-methyltransferase RsmH encodes MRTRHLPVMAKEVVELLRVRPGGTYVDATVGGGGHARAILEAAGSARLVGFDRDPRALVAAKKELEAWSDRVVLLYANFSELMTKLSDLQVDEVDGIVFDLGVSTFQLAERERGFTYQDPYAPLDMRMDPTLPNTAADLLNTLDRRELADIFRRFGEERWASRIADFVVRFRAHRPFRSSGQLVECIKAAVPAAARRAGGHPARRVFQALRIAVNDELGHLERALPQAMRLLKVGGRVVVISFHSLEDRRVKQAFLRAECEGQPVRMRVVTRKPLVPGPSEVAENPRARSARLRCAERVAAPQDGA; translated from the coding sequence ATGCGGACACGGCATCTCCCGGTCATGGCAAAAGAGGTCGTCGAACTGCTCCGGGTGCGCCCGGGGGGCACTTACGTGGATGCCACGGTGGGAGGTGGCGGCCACGCAAGGGCTATCCTCGAGGCAGCGGGATCGGCGCGTCTTGTTGGCTTTGACCGCGATCCTCGGGCGCTTGTTGCCGCGAAGAAGGAGCTTGAGGCGTGGTCGGACCGGGTCGTGCTTTTGTACGCTAATTTTTCTGAACTCATGACAAAACTTAGTGATTTACAGGTCGACGAGGTTGATGGAATCGTGTTTGATCTCGGTGTTTCGACATTTCAGCTGGCGGAAAGGGAGCGGGGTTTCACCTACCAGGACCCTTACGCCCCGCTCGACATGCGCATGGATCCCACCCTGCCCAACACGGCCGCCGATTTGCTCAACACCCTGGACCGCCGGGAACTTGCAGACATCTTCCGGCGCTTTGGCGAGGAACGCTGGGCGTCCCGCATCGCCGACTTCGTGGTGCGCTTCCGTGCCCACCGGCCCTTCAGGAGTTCGGGACAACTCGTGGAGTGCATCAAGGCCGCCGTCCCGGCCGCCGCGCGGCGCGCCGGCGGGCATCCGGCGCGCCGGGTGTTCCAGGCGCTGCGAATCGCCGTCAACGACGAACTGGGGCACCTCGAGCGGGCCCTCCCGCAAGCCATGCGACTCCTCAAGGTGGGCGGGCGCGTTGTCGTCATCAGCTTCCACTCGCTGGAGGATCGCCGGGTCAAGCAGGCGTTTCTTCGCGCCGAGTGCGAGGGGCAGCCTGTCCGGATGCGGGTGGTGACCCGCAAGCCCCTCGTGCCCGGACCTTCCGAGGTGGCGGAAAACCCCCGGGCGAGAAGCGCCCGGCTGCGGTGTGCCGAGCGAGTGGCGGCGCCCCAGGATGGCGCCTGA
- a CDS encoding penicillin-binding transpeptidase domain-containing protein — protein MRAPVSPAGVRRRIAWLLIGTAGVGLALTARLFYVQVVRHPYFTRLALEQRLRPLPLDPRRGTIYDRNGNKLAISVSADAVYAVPSEVRDPKRTAQLLSGVLGMPADEIEERLTQKQAAVWIARRLDATTARKVRELRLPGIGLVERPQRVYPNGTLAAQVLGITGIDNQGLEGLEFYYDSHLRGVPGRIEAERDAAGREIPGGISRYIPAQDGHEVVLTIDQVIQYRAERELERVVKETSAEFGLFVAIEPATGEIVAMAQYPLFDPNRYADFPPEIRRNRAVTDQLEPGSTFKIVTGSAALEAGVVKPDDRFFDPGFVLVGGGKVSCWLPGGHGSQSFVEATENSCNPVFAMIGSQRLGPENFYRYARAYGFGQPLGVDFPGEASGFLPAPGTIQHGEVLRWANIGFGQGVAVTALQLAMAAATIANGGVLMKPYLVKEIRSADGRVVERTQPVALRRVLSPGTAGEFGRIMRSVVVNGSGTRAEINGYRVAGKTGTAQVPNPAGGYGPDTMASFVGYAPVDSPRLVGLVVIYKLQIQPRWGGLWAAPTFRAIMEDALSYLRVPRREEQRPGPQFDENGQRLAQVPNVLFVGADDAVQQMGRAGLKVAFEGSGELVIDQIPRGGAQVPPGTRVRLVLDHEIPRVQQAEAEVPSVIGKSVREAASILAGRGLLLHVEGAGFATFQSPAPGMRVPVGTPVEVRFGLPGESGP, from the coding sequence GTGCGTGCTCCTGTGTCGCCGGCCGGCGTACGGCGGCGCATCGCGTGGCTGCTGATCGGCACAGCAGGGGTGGGCCTGGCCCTCACCGCGAGGCTGTTCTACGTCCAGGTGGTGCGCCACCCCTACTTCACCCGCCTCGCCCTGGAGCAGCGGCTGCGGCCGCTCCCGCTGGATCCCCGGCGCGGGACGATCTACGACCGCAACGGCAACAAGCTCGCGATCAGCGTCAGCGCGGACGCCGTCTACGCCGTGCCCAGCGAGGTGCGGGATCCGAAGCGGACGGCGCAGCTTCTTTCCGGGGTGCTGGGCATGCCCGCAGACGAGATCGAGGAGCGCCTCACCCAGAAGCAGGCCGCCGTCTGGATCGCCCGGCGTCTTGACGCCACGACCGCCCGGAAGGTGCGGGAACTGCGGCTGCCGGGCATCGGGCTCGTGGAGCGGCCGCAGCGCGTCTATCCCAACGGAACGCTGGCTGCGCAGGTTCTGGGCATCACCGGGATCGACAACCAGGGGCTCGAGGGCCTCGAGTTCTACTACGATTCGCACCTGCGCGGCGTTCCCGGGCGTATCGAGGCCGAACGGGACGCGGCCGGCCGCGAGATCCCGGGTGGAATCAGCCGCTACATCCCTGCGCAGGACGGCCACGAGGTGGTGCTGACCATCGACCAGGTCATCCAGTACCGCGCCGAACGCGAACTGGAGCGCGTGGTCAAGGAAACCTCCGCCGAGTTCGGGCTGTTTGTGGCCATCGAGCCCGCCACCGGCGAGATCGTGGCGATGGCGCAGTACCCGCTGTTCGATCCGAACCGCTACGCTGACTTTCCGCCGGAGATCCGCCGTAACCGGGCCGTCACGGACCAGCTCGAACCGGGCTCCACGTTCAAGATCGTGACGGGATCGGCGGCGCTGGAGGCCGGCGTGGTCAAGCCGGACGACCGCTTTTTTGACCCGGGCTTCGTCCTGGTCGGCGGGGGGAAGGTGAGCTGCTGGCTCCCGGGAGGCCACGGCAGCCAGAGCTTCGTCGAGGCCACAGAGAACTCGTGCAACCCCGTCTTTGCCATGATCGGCTCTCAGCGGCTCGGCCCGGAGAACTTCTACCGCTACGCCCGGGCGTACGGGTTCGGCCAGCCGTTGGGCGTCGACTTCCCGGGGGAGGCTTCGGGTTTCCTGCCCGCCCCGGGCACCATCCAGCACGGCGAGGTACTGCGCTGGGCCAACATCGGGTTCGGGCAGGGCGTGGCCGTGACGGCGCTTCAGCTTGCCATGGCGGCGGCCACCATCGCCAACGGCGGGGTGCTGATGAAGCCTTACCTCGTCAAGGAGATCCGTTCCGCCGACGGCCGGGTTGTTGAGCGCACTCAGCCCGTGGCCCTGCGGCGGGTGCTGTCCCCGGGAACGGCGGGGGAGTTCGGCCGGATCATGCGCAGTGTGGTGGTCAACGGGTCGGGGACGCGCGCGGAGATCAACGGCTACCGGGTGGCCGGCAAGACGGGGACGGCGCAGGTTCCCAACCCGGCAGGCGGATACGGCCCGGACACCATGGCGTCGTTCGTCGGCTATGCCCCGGTGGATAGCCCGCGGCTGGTGGGGCTGGTCGTGATTTACAAGCTGCAGATCCAGCCGCGCTGGGGCGGCCTCTGGGCGGCGCCCACCTTTAGGGCTATCATGGAGGATGCGCTGAGCTACCTGCGGGTGCCCCGCCGGGAAGAGCAGCGCCCGGGCCCCCAGTTCGACGAGAACGGGCAGAGGCTGGCGCAGGTGCCCAACGTGCTGTTCGTAGGGGCAGACGACGCAGTCCAGCAGATGGGGCGGGCGGGGCTGAAGGTGGCGTTCGAGGGGAGCGGGGAACTGGTCATCGACCAGATCCCGCGAGGTGGCGCGCAGGTGCCGCCCGGGACCCGGGTGCGGCTCGTGCTGGACCACGAGATCCCTCGGGTGCAGCAGGCGGAGGCGGAGGTGCCCTCGGTCATCGGCAAGAGCGTGCGGGAGGCCGCGTCGATCCTCGCCGGGCGGGGGCTGTTGCTGCACGTCGAGGGCGCTGGCTTTGCGACGTTCCAGTCGCCGGCGCCGGGGATGCGGGTGCCGGTGGGCACACCGGTTGAGGTGCGGTTCGGTCTTCCGGGAGAGAGCGGGCCATGA